A genomic stretch from Arthrobacter sp. KBS0702 includes:
- the fabG gene encoding 3-oxoacyl-ACP reductase FabG gives MTEATSTGRSVLITGGNRGIGLAIAESFLANGDKVAVTYRSAASLPEGILGVKADVTDEASVDAAFAEVEAAHGPVEVLVANAGITKDTLLMRMSEDDFTSVIDTNLTGAFRVIKRASKGMIRARKGRVVLISSVSGLYGAPGQINYSASKAGLVGIARSLTRELGGRGITANVVAPGFINTDMTAELPEATQKDYLSKVPAGRFAEASEVADVVRWIASDEAAYISGAVIPVDGGLGMGH, from the coding sequence ATGACTGAAGCAACCTCCACCGGCCGCAGTGTCCTCATCACCGGCGGCAACCGGGGAATCGGCCTGGCCATTGCCGAATCCTTCCTCGCCAATGGAGACAAGGTCGCCGTCACCTACCGCAGCGCAGCCTCCCTGCCGGAGGGCATCCTGGGCGTCAAGGCCGACGTCACGGACGAAGCATCCGTGGACGCGGCCTTCGCCGAAGTCGAAGCGGCGCACGGCCCGGTAGAGGTGCTGGTGGCCAACGCTGGCATTACCAAGGACACTCTCCTGATGCGGATGAGCGAGGACGACTTCACCTCCGTGATCGACACCAACCTCACCGGCGCCTTCCGCGTCATCAAGCGCGCCTCCAAGGGGATGATCCGGGCACGAAAGGGACGTGTGGTCCTCATTTCCTCCGTCTCCGGCCTGTACGGCGCCCCGGGCCAGATCAACTACTCCGCCTCCAAGGCCGGCCTGGTCGGCATTGCCCGCTCGCTTACCCGCGAACTCGGAGGCCGCGGCATTACCGCCAACGTGGTGGCGCCGGGCTTCATCAATACGGACATGACCGCCGAACTCCCGGAGGCCACGCAGAAGGACTACCTGTCCAAAGTTCCCGCGGGCCGCTTCGCTGAAGCGTCGGAGGTCGCCGACGTCGTCCGCTGGATCGCCAGCGATGAGGCCGCCTACATCTCCGGCGCGGTAATCCCGGTCGACGGCGGACTGGGCATGGGCCACTAG
- a CDS encoding Hsp20/alpha crystallin family protein — translation MADLSKWAPSDMLEPVRRFLDGDLTMASTIKVEQFQDGNTLVVRAEVPGIDPDKDVDVSVSEGMLHIRAEREEKTEHKSKTGYRSEFRYGSFLRSVALPAGAKEEDITASYKDGVLEVRAPAPMAAPGEATKKIRVDRG, via the coding sequence ATGGCTGATCTCAGCAAGTGGGCGCCGTCGGACATGTTGGAACCTGTCCGCCGCTTCCTCGACGGCGACCTCACGATGGCGTCGACCATCAAGGTCGAGCAGTTCCAGGATGGCAACACCCTTGTGGTTCGTGCGGAAGTTCCCGGCATCGATCCCGACAAGGACGTCGACGTGTCGGTCAGCGAAGGCATGCTGCACATCAGGGCCGAACGCGAGGAAAAGACGGAGCACAAGAGCAAGACCGGCTACCGCTCGGAATTCCGCTACGGCTCCTTCCTGCGGAGCGTCGCCCTGCCGGCCGGTGCCAAGGAAGAAGACATCACCGCCAGCTACAAGGACGGTGTCCTTGAAGTGCGCGCGCCCGCCCCGATGGCGGCACCGGGGGAAGCCACCAAGAAGATCAGGGTTGACCGGGGCTAG
- a CDS encoding DUF5655 domain-containing protein, whose protein sequence is MTKSQVAFHGRRRGFAYVWWPGRYVRSDVPAVLSIALRSRIDSPRFKSVVSPYPGLWMHHLELHSEDQLDPEVAGWLRQARDEAG, encoded by the coding sequence GTGACCAAGAGCCAGGTGGCATTCCACGGGCGGCGCCGCGGCTTCGCCTACGTCTGGTGGCCGGGACGCTATGTCCGCTCGGACGTCCCGGCCGTACTGTCGATCGCCCTCCGCAGCCGAATCGATTCGCCCAGGTTCAAGTCGGTCGTCAGCCCGTACCCCGGCCTCTGGATGCACCATCTGGAGCTGCATTCCGAAGACCAGCTCGACCCAGAGGTCGCGGGCTGGCTGCGGCAAGCGCGGGACGAGGCCGGCTGA
- a CDS encoding SDR family oxidoreductase: MGLLDNKTAIVTGSSRGIGAEVAKFLAAEGAAVVVNYRQKAPRANKVVAEIEAAGGRAAAVGADLTTQEGVQALASAAMENFGSLDLLVLNASGGMESGMEEGYALKLNRDAQVNMLNAAVPLMPEGSRVVFVTSHQAHFIETVPTMPEYEPVARSKRAGEDALREHVPSLAEKGIKLVVVSGDMIEGTITATLLDRSNPGAIEARRAEAGKLYSVKEFAAEVAKMATADVETGHTEYVGGADYFDKASGPGSN; encoded by the coding sequence ATGGGATTGCTGGACAACAAGACCGCCATCGTTACCGGTTCATCGCGCGGGATCGGCGCCGAGGTGGCCAAATTCCTCGCCGCGGAGGGTGCCGCCGTCGTCGTTAACTACCGTCAGAAGGCACCGCGCGCCAACAAGGTTGTCGCCGAGATTGAGGCCGCCGGTGGCCGCGCCGCAGCGGTCGGCGCGGACCTGACCACGCAGGAAGGTGTCCAGGCCCTCGCCAGCGCCGCGATGGAAAACTTCGGCTCGCTGGATCTGCTGGTCCTTAACGCCTCCGGCGGCATGGAGTCCGGCATGGAAGAGGGATACGCCCTCAAGCTCAACCGCGACGCCCAGGTGAACATGCTCAACGCCGCGGTGCCGCTGATGCCCGAGGGTTCGCGCGTGGTGTTCGTGACCAGCCACCAGGCGCACTTCATCGAGACCGTCCCCACGATGCCCGAGTATGAGCCCGTCGCCCGCAGCAAGCGCGCCGGCGAGGACGCACTCCGCGAACACGTTCCGAGCCTCGCCGAGAAGGGCATCAAGCTGGTGGTCGTCTCCGGTGACATGATCGAGGGCACCATCACCGCCACGCTGCTGGACCGTTCCAACCCCGGCGCCATCGAGGCCCGCCGCGCGGAAGCCGGCAAGCTGTACTCGGTTAAGGAGTTCGCCGCGGAGGTCGCCAAGATGGCCACCGCCGACGTCGAGACCGGTCACACCGAATACGTCGGCGGTGCCGACTACTTCGACAAGGCAAGCGGCCCCGGCAGCAACTAG
- the serB gene encoding phosphoserine phosphatase SerB produces MSSNVTAVSYGVNLSLPEVEQLRRSLTGAGLAVGAENTTGDGRFSVYTADCTLPDAVTAADLAELRRSIAAIEGVDTAVVPAALRRAPRKFLIMDVDSTLIQQEVIELLAAYAGKREEVTAVTEAAMRGELDFAQSLHARVAVLAGLPADVVDSVRAEVTLSNGAAELVAAFKAAGHAVAVVSGGFNQILRPIAEDLGLDHWIANELEISDGALTGKVVGDVVDRAAKEKYLREWAAAEGIPMEHTIAVGDGANDLDMLGAAGIGVAFNAKPAVRAVADAAINMPYLDAVRHIAGV; encoded by the coding sequence ATGAGTTCGAACGTGACTGCGGTCAGCTACGGCGTCAATCTGTCCCTTCCCGAGGTGGAGCAACTGCGCCGTTCGCTGACCGGAGCGGGGCTGGCCGTCGGCGCGGAAAACACCACCGGCGACGGCCGCTTCTCGGTCTACACCGCCGACTGCACCCTGCCGGACGCCGTCACCGCCGCCGACCTGGCCGAGCTTCGCCGGAGCATCGCTGCAATCGAGGGGGTCGACACGGCGGTTGTTCCCGCCGCGCTGCGGCGGGCCCCGCGGAAGTTCCTGATCATGGACGTGGACTCCACCTTGATCCAGCAGGAAGTCATTGAACTGCTGGCGGCCTATGCGGGAAAACGCGAGGAGGTCACGGCCGTCACCGAAGCGGCCATGCGCGGCGAACTGGACTTTGCGCAGAGCCTGCACGCCCGGGTGGCGGTGCTCGCCGGGCTGCCGGCCGACGTCGTCGACTCCGTGCGCGCCGAGGTGACTCTCAGCAACGGCGCCGCCGAACTGGTGGCGGCCTTCAAGGCGGCCGGGCACGCCGTGGCAGTCGTCTCGGGCGGCTTCAACCAGATCCTGCGCCCGATTGCGGAGGACCTGGGGCTGGACCACTGGATTGCCAACGAGCTGGAAATTTCCGACGGCGCACTCACCGGCAAAGTGGTGGGCGACGTGGTCGACCGCGCCGCCAAGGAGAAGTACCTGCGCGAATGGGCCGCGGCGGAGGGCATCCCGATGGAACACACCATAGCGGTGGGAGACGGCGCCAACGACCTGGACATGCTCGGCGCCGCGGGGATTGGCGTCGCGTTCAACGCCAAACCAGCCGTCCGCGCGGTGGCCGACGCCGCCATCAACATGCCCTACCTGGATGCCGTCCGGCACATCGCCGGGGTCTGA
- a CDS encoding ABC transporter ATP-binding protein, with product MSDVLEMAAVSVVRGAKTLLDKVDWQVKEGERWVILGPNGAGKTTLLQVAAARLHPTSGMAGILEEILGAVDVFELRPRIGLSSAALANQIPEHEKVLNVVVTAAYGVTGRWREGYEKDDERRAFALLNEWGMGPLLNRPFASLSEGERKRVQIARALMTDPELLLLDEPAAGLDLGGREDLVHRLSGLARDEAAPAIVLVTHHLEEVPPGFTHALLMRDGGVVASGPLDEVLTAENLSQTFGVDLDVNVSGGRYTATARR from the coding sequence ATGAGTGATGTTCTTGAAATGGCCGCCGTCAGCGTTGTACGTGGGGCGAAAACGCTCCTGGACAAGGTCGACTGGCAGGTCAAGGAGGGCGAGCGCTGGGTGATCCTGGGACCCAACGGGGCCGGCAAGACCACTCTGTTGCAGGTGGCTGCCGCCCGCCTCCACCCCACGTCCGGCATGGCAGGGATCCTCGAAGAGATCCTCGGCGCCGTTGATGTCTTCGAACTCCGGCCTCGCATCGGCCTCTCCTCGGCGGCCCTGGCCAACCAGATTCCCGAGCACGAGAAGGTCCTCAACGTCGTCGTGACCGCCGCCTACGGGGTTACCGGCCGCTGGCGCGAAGGCTACGAAAAAGACGACGAACGCCGCGCCTTCGCCCTGCTCAACGAATGGGGCATGGGCCCGCTGCTCAACCGCCCCTTCGCCTCGCTGTCCGAGGGCGAACGCAAACGCGTGCAGATTGCACGGGCACTCATGACGGATCCGGAACTGCTGTTGCTCGACGAGCCCGCCGCCGGCCTCGACCTGGGCGGCCGTGAGGACCTTGTGCACCGGCTCAGCGGGCTCGCCCGCGACGAGGCCGCCCCCGCGATCGTGCTGGTCACCCACCACCTCGAAGAGGTCCCGCCGGGCTTCACCCACGCGCTTTTGATGCGCGACGGCGGCGTGGTCGCCTCCGGCCCGCTGGACGAGGTGCTGACCGCCGAAAACCTCAGCCAGACGTTCGGCGTCGACCTGGACGTGAACGTGTCCGGCGGACGCTACACCGCCACCGCCCGCCGCTGA